A DNA window from Candidatus Brocadia sp. contains the following coding sequences:
- a CDS encoding restriction endonuclease subunit S — MEIVKKGYKKTEVGIIPEDWNVQAVSQFGEVKRGAGSQYIRYVNSNGIRLIRINDFFEDNPVFVSPTDEIMRYAINEQDVLFAGTGASAGASYIPKNAWIGLPHSYNAPRIRVYKNQFKEYLLYSLQSEYVAKQQKAWFVGAAQPFLDTTAISNFKIATPPTKAEQTAIAAVLSDADALITQLEKLIAKKRNIKQGAMQQLLTGKKRLPGFNGMWEVKKLGEVLKVRHGKSQKEIVDENGEFPILATSGVVGRTRTFIYNKPSVLIGRKGTIDVPQYMDTPFWAIDTIFYTEIMDNAFPKFIFYKFNLIDWYSHNEASGVPSLNAKSIEKIELLFPPTKEEQTLIAQILYDMDAEIEALEKKLEKYKMIKQGMMQNLLTGKIRLV, encoded by the coding sequence ATGGAGATAGTAAAAAAAGGTTACAAAAAAACTGAGGTAGGTATAATTCCAGAGGATTGGAATGTTCAAGCAGTTTCTCAATTTGGAGAAGTAAAACGAGGCGCTGGATCACAATATATTAGGTATGTAAACAGTAATGGAATAAGGTTAATCAGGATCAATGATTTCTTCGAAGACAATCCAGTATTTGTATCACCAACTGATGAGATAATGAGGTATGCAATTAACGAACAAGATGTGCTATTTGCTGGAACAGGTGCATCAGCAGGAGCATCATATATTCCTAAAAACGCTTGGATTGGCTTGCCACACAGCTATAATGCTCCAAGAATCAGAGTTTATAAAAATCAGTTTAAAGAATATTTACTTTATTCTTTGCAATCTGAATATGTCGCCAAACAACAAAAAGCATGGTTCGTGGGCGCAGCCCAACCCTTTCTTGATACTACCGCGATATCAAATTTTAAAATCGCTACTCCCCCCACCAAAGCCGAACAAACCGCCATTGCTGCTGTATTAAGTGATGCCGATGCACTCATTACCCAATTAGAAAAGCTCATTGCCAAAAAGCGGAACATCAAACAAGGGGCTATGCAACAACTCCTTACCGGCAAAAAACGCCTGCCGGGGTTTAACGGGATGTGGGAAGTGAAGAAATTGGGAGAAGTTTTAAAAGTCAGACATGGAAAAAGTCAAAAAGAAATTGTTGATGAAAATGGTGAATTTCCAATTTTGGCAACTAGTGGCGTTGTTGGGAGAACAAGAACATTTATATACAACAAGCCATCAGTTTTAATTGGTAGAAAAGGAACAATTGATGTTCCTCAATACATGGACACACCATTTTGGGCAATTGATACAATCTTCTATACAGAAATTATGGACAACGCTTTTCCAAAATTCATTTTCTATAAATTCAATTTGATTGATTGGTATTCTCACAATGAAGCTTCTGGAGTTCCGAGTTTAAATGCTAAGTCAATTGAAAAAATAGAATTGCTATTTCCTCCAACAAAAGAGGAACAAACCCTTATTGCCCAAATTCTTTACGATATGGATGCCGAAATAGAAGCCCTGGAAAAGAAGTTGGAGAAATACAAAATGATAAAACAGGGGATGATGCAGAATTTATTAACCGGGAAAATCAGGTTGGTATAA
- a CDS encoding GxxExxY protein, whose amino-acid sequence MDYKSFETTDFTDYTDKEHKLQKYYVPDFIVYNEVLVEIKAEHSLLKVDEAQLINSLIISHHSTGLLINFGEESLRYRRFKN is encoded by the coding sequence ATAGACTACAAAAGCTTCGAAACCACAGATTTCACAGATTACACAGATAAAGAACATAAATTACAAAAATACTATGTTCCTGATTTCATTGTTTACAATGAAGTTTTAGTCGAAATAAAAGCAGAGCACTCCTTATTGAAGGTCGATGAAGCACAGTTAATAAATAGTCTTATTATTAGTCACCATAGCACAGGATTGCTTATAAATTTTGGTGAGGAATCTCTTCGTTATAGAAGGTTTAAAAATTAA
- a CDS encoding TolC family protein, which yields MDRIPLKQFLFFSVILISSGATIMAGEKDDSKLQKQRNGKDVVLEMNETDAPLDLKWLIKEALEHNPEIIAAQKRLNAAKAKISQAKSLDDPSIRAGSYDMSNNPININGQTEMLQQRYSVSQKIPFPGKLRLRGEIAIEESNMVEKELQSKIQEIIALVKSAFYELHYIDRAIDITEENRDLLRKFSRIAETKYSVGRATQRDVLAAQVELSTLANNLIVLTKERESVIARINILLNRPTQTPLGKPPPFEKHTLNLTIKELEDLAMKNRPELKRFDHAIKRNEANLKLSKKDSYYSDFEPMVEYMQEDGRPDTWASAITINVPWLWPKNRSKVKESKEDLSAAKSDYRFMNNKAFFEVKDFLVKTQSSESTINLYKTGVIPQAEQSLKAARIGYEADRVDFLTLIDSQRVLLNSRLLYYRALTDFEQNLANMEKAVGMQLTQ from the coding sequence ATGGACAGAATACCATTAAAACAATTCTTATTCTTCTCCGTCATTCTTATTTCTTCTGGTGCCACTATCATGGCGGGAGAAAAAGATGACAGCAAATTACAGAAACAAAGGAACGGCAAAGATGTTGTTCTTGAAATGAATGAGACAGATGCCCCTTTGGATTTAAAATGGTTAATCAAGGAGGCTCTGGAGCACAATCCTGAGATCATTGCAGCTCAAAAACGCTTAAATGCCGCAAAAGCAAAGATTTCTCAGGCTAAGTCATTGGACGACCCTTCCATTCGTGCCGGTTCGTATGATATGTCCAATAATCCAATCAATATTAATGGTCAAACAGAGATGCTCCAGCAGCGATATAGTGTTTCACAAAAAATACCTTTCCCTGGAAAACTGCGTCTCAGAGGTGAGATAGCCATTGAAGAGTCCAACATGGTAGAAAAAGAACTTCAGTCTAAAATACAAGAGATTATAGCTCTGGTAAAATCGGCTTTTTATGAACTCCATTACATTGACCGTGCCATTGACATTACAGAGGAAAATAGGGATTTGCTGCGCAAATTTTCCAGGATCGCAGAAACAAAATATTCCGTAGGCAGAGCTACTCAAAGAGATGTGCTTGCAGCACAGGTCGAATTATCTACGTTAGCGAATAATCTGATTGTTTTAACCAAGGAAAGGGAATCCGTTATTGCCCGAATAAATATCTTATTAAACAGACCTACACAGACCCCCTTGGGCAAACCACCTCCCTTTGAGAAACACACCCTCAATTTGACAATAAAAGAATTGGAAGACCTTGCTATGAAAAATCGGCCTGAGCTTAAAAGGTTCGACCACGCCATTAAACGGAATGAGGCAAACTTAAAACTTTCAAAAAAGGATTCTTACTATTCTGACTTTGAACCGATGGTGGAATATATGCAGGAGGATGGACGACCCGATACATGGGCATCGGCCATCACGATCAACGTCCCCTGGCTTTGGCCCAAGAACCGGTCAAAAGTTAAAGAGTCAAAAGAAGATCTAAGTGCCGCCAAGTCAGATTACCGTTTTATGAACAACAAGGCATTCTTTGAGGTCAAAGATTTTCTGGTCAAGACACAATCCTCAGAAAGTACAATAAATCTTTATAAGACCGGCGTAATCCCCCAGGCCGAACAATCCTTAAAGGCCGCGCGTATTGGATACGAGGCAGACCGGGTGGATTTTCTTACCCTGATTGATAGCCAGAGGGTTCTTTTAAACTCAAGACTGCTTTACTACAGGGCACTCACTGATTTTGAACAAAACCTGGCAAACATGGAAAAGGCTGTGGGTATGCAACTGACGCAATAA
- a CDS encoding transposase: protein MEKFKNRYRIPSARAPWWDYSWRGCYFITICTAHHECVFGKIRDGQMQPSPMGEIVLREWEQSFQIRAELFCDAFVLMPNHLHAIVRIENSDPTTSVQTHGRASLQTPTNTGIAHRSIRSISSFGGGFKSSATKRINEFRNTPKIPVWQSRFHDHIIRDEDEYHRIANYIRTNPEKWEKDTFFKQEIP from the coding sequence ATGGAAAAATTCAAAAATAGATACCGCATACCATCGGCACGGGCGCCGTGGTGGGATTATTCATGGCGCGGGTGTTATTTCATCACCATTTGTACCGCACATCATGAATGTGTCTTTGGCAAAATTCGCGACGGACAAATGCAACCATCGCCCATGGGCGAAATCGTTTTGCGGGAATGGGAACAATCGTTTCAAATTCGGGCGGAATTATTTTGCGATGCATTTGTATTGATGCCCAACCATCTGCACGCCATTGTGCGAATTGAAAATTCCGACCCAACCACATCCGTACAGACGCACGGCCGTGCGTCTCTACAAACGCCCACGAACACGGGAATTGCCCATCGTTCGATCCGATCCATTTCATCATTTGGGGGGGGATTCAAATCATCTGCAACCAAACGCATCAACGAATTTCGTAATACGCCCAAAATACCTGTGTGGCAATCCCGTTTTCATGACCACATCATCCGCGACGAGGATGAATACCACCGAATTGCAAATTATATCAGAACCAATCCCGAAAAATGGGAAAAAGATACATTCTTTAAACAGGAAATACCATGA
- a CDS encoding type I restriction-modification system subunit M: MAIKKSELYSSLWASCDELRGGMDASQYKDYVLVLLFIKYISDKYAGVPYAPITVPKGASFKDMVALKGKPTIGDDINKKIIGKIAEANKLTGTIDVADFNSADKLGSGKEMVDRLSNLIAIFENPALDFSKNRAEGDDILGDAYEYLMRHFATESGKSKGQFYTPAEVSRVMAKIITFHSKTNPSTTVYDPTCGSGSLLLKVADESESGMSIYGQEKEVATAALARMNMILHNNPTAEIRKGQSTLSDPLFLDERGRLKTFDFVVANPPFSYKAWSSGFAVQEGTISDIHDRFKDYGIPPKKNGDYAFLLHIIRSLKSKGKGAVILPHGVLFRGNVEGEIRKNIIRRGYMKGIISLPPNLFYGTGIPACIIVLDKEGAEHRKGIFMIDASRGFEKDGNKNRLREQDIHKIVDVFNKHLEMEKYSRMVPVTEIEANEFNLNIPRYIDSQDAEDIQDIEAHLLGDIPNDDIDALHPYWDVYPALRKTLFTTGNRVNYSKLLIAHDAVKPAIFSHPEFTAYSKKVDTVFSQWKAKNMPKLKGIAVGDKPKKLIHEISEDLLQAFSSLKLIDKYDVYQHLMIYWSETIQDDVYALVSDGWEAGKEIERDKKQWEGRLIPKGLIIARYFVTEQKAIENLEADRDAIVRQMEELEEEHGGEEGLMADAKNDKDKITKTSVKDRLKEIQNEKESADERKVLQDCLKLTKQEAEVSKKIKDAQAALKKKVLEKYKALTEAEIKILMVEDKWMATLERDIRTEMERISQRLTGRIKELAERYEAPLPAITAEVDALEKKVHGHLKKMGLVWR, from the coding sequence ATGGCCATAAAAAAATCTGAACTGTACAGTTCACTCTGGGCGAGTTGTGACGAACTCCGCGGAGGTATGGATGCCTCTCAATACAAAGACTATGTGCTGGTACTTTTGTTCATCAAATACATCTCTGACAAATATGCCGGAGTGCCCTATGCGCCCATTACTGTGCCCAAAGGCGCCAGCTTTAAAGACATGGTTGCCCTTAAAGGTAAGCCCACTATTGGCGATGACATTAACAAAAAAATCATCGGGAAAATTGCCGAAGCCAACAAACTTACCGGCACTATCGATGTCGCCGACTTCAACAGCGCCGATAAACTGGGCAGCGGCAAAGAGATGGTTGACCGCCTCTCCAATCTCATCGCCATTTTTGAAAACCCGGCGCTCGATTTCAGTAAAAACAGGGCAGAAGGGGATGATATCCTTGGCGATGCTTACGAATACCTGATGCGGCACTTTGCCACTGAGAGTGGGAAGAGCAAAGGACAATTCTATACCCCTGCCGAGGTAAGCCGTGTTATGGCTAAGATCATCACCTTTCACTCGAAAACAAATCCCTCAACAACGGTGTATGACCCCACGTGCGGCTCAGGGTCATTACTCCTCAAAGTGGCTGATGAATCCGAGTCGGGCATGTCCATCTACGGCCAGGAAAAAGAGGTGGCAACGGCGGCGTTGGCAAGAATGAATATGATTTTGCACAACAACCCTACCGCAGAGATCAGGAAAGGACAAAGTACCCTTTCCGATCCGTTGTTTCTGGACGAAAGAGGCAGGCTCAAAACCTTTGACTTTGTGGTGGCAAATCCTCCCTTCTCATACAAGGCGTGGAGCAGCGGTTTTGCCGTTCAGGAGGGAACCATATCCGATATCCACGATCGTTTCAAAGATTACGGTATACCCCCGAAGAAAAATGGAGACTATGCCTTTCTTTTGCACATCATCCGTTCCTTAAAAAGCAAAGGCAAGGGCGCCGTGATCCTTCCGCACGGGGTATTGTTTCGCGGAAATGTCGAAGGGGAAATCCGGAAAAATATCATTCGCAGGGGATACATGAAAGGCATCATCAGCCTGCCTCCCAACCTGTTTTACGGCACCGGCATTCCCGCCTGCATTATTGTGCTGGATAAGGAAGGCGCCGAACACCGCAAAGGCATTTTTATGATTGATGCCAGCAGGGGTTTTGAGAAAGACGGCAACAAAAACCGCCTGCGTGAACAGGATATACACAAGATAGTAGATGTATTCAACAAACATCTGGAAATGGAAAAATACAGCCGCATGGTGCCGGTAACGGAGATCGAGGCCAATGAGTTTAACCTGAACATTCCCCGCTACATTGATAGCCAGGATGCCGAGGACATTCAGGATATCGAGGCGCATTTGCTGGGCGATATACCCAATGACGATATTGACGCCTTGCACCCGTATTGGGACGTTTATCCAGCCCTGAGAAAAACATTATTCACGACGGGAAACCGTGTCAATTACAGCAAGCTGCTTATTGCCCATGATGCCGTAAAACCCGCCATTTTTTCTCACCCGGAGTTTACTGCTTACAGCAAAAAAGTAGATACCGTATTTAGCCAATGGAAAGCCAAAAACATGCCAAAACTGAAAGGCATTGCCGTTGGTGATAAACCCAAAAAACTGATACACGAAATATCGGAAGATTTATTGCAAGCCTTTTCCAGCTTAAAGCTGATCGACAAATATGATGTCTACCAGCATCTCATGATTTACTGGTCTGAAACCATACAGGATGACGTGTATGCTTTGGTAAGCGATGGGTGGGAAGCAGGAAAGGAAATAGAAAGAGATAAAAAACAATGGGAAGGACGCCTCATACCCAAAGGGCTTATCATTGCCCGCTATTTTGTGACAGAGCAAAAGGCCATTGAAAATTTAGAGGCCGACCGCGATGCGATTGTCAGGCAAATGGAGGAGTTGGAAGAAGAACACGGCGGGGAAGAAGGGCTAATGGCAGATGCCAAAAATGATAAGGATAAGATTACCAAAACAAGTGTGAAGGATCGCCTTAAAGAGATACAAAACGAAAAGGAATCGGCAGATGAGAGAAAAGTGTTGCAGGATTGTTTGAAACTGACAAAACAGGAAGCAGAAGTCAGCAAGAAAATAAAAGATGCGCAGGCTGCTCTGAAGAAAAAGGTCTTGGAAAAATACAAAGCCCTTACCGAAGCCGAAATAAAAATTCTAATGGTGGAAGATAAATGGATGGCCACACTGGAAAGAGATATCAGAACAGAGATGGAGCGTATCAGTCAGCGGCTTACGGGACGCATTAAAGAACTGGCAGAACGCTATGAAGCTCCATTGCCTGCTATTACTGCCGAAGTGGATGCATTAGAGAAAAAGGTACACGGGCACCTGAAGAAAATGGGGTTGGTATGGAGATAG
- the galE gene encoding UDP-glucose 4-epimerase GalE produces MNNSDTIIVTGGAGYIGSHTIIELLEQTDFKVISLDNYSNSTEDTYRRIQEITDRGNRLMWFKVDLCNKEELIYILKQEESIKGIIHFAACKSVPESVADPLLYYHNNLESLVNILYLCREKKIRNFIFSSSCAVYGNIKTLPVTEKSELPEAESPYAHTKQMGEEMVKSFTKYTPEFKSVLLRYFNPAGAHPSAKIGELPLGPPTSLVPVITRTAAGLIPKMYVHGGDYETRDGSCIRDYIHVSDIADAHIKALDFVLKDKNPEACSIFNLGTGNGITVFEAIKSFEKVSGKKLNYEVGPRRSGDVMAIYANNDLARKELGWQPKYGLDDMMLSAWKWQQNISTISEKP; encoded by the coding sequence ATGAATAATTCTGATACCATCATTGTTACAGGAGGCGCCGGTTACATCGGTTCTCACACCATTATTGAACTTCTTGAACAAACGGATTTTAAGGTAATTTCCCTGGATAATTATTCCAACTCCACCGAAGACACCTACAGAAGAATACAGGAAATAACGGACAGGGGAAATCGCCTGATGTGGTTCAAAGTTGACCTTTGCAATAAAGAGGAACTGATCTACATTCTCAAACAAGAAGAGTCAATAAAGGGCATCATTCATTTTGCTGCATGTAAGTCTGTACCGGAAAGTGTGGCTGATCCCCTGTTGTATTACCATAATAACCTGGAGAGCCTTGTAAACATACTTTACCTGTGCAGGGAGAAAAAAATCAGGAATTTCATTTTTTCTTCCTCCTGTGCTGTGTACGGCAACATTAAAACACTGCCGGTTACAGAAAAAAGTGAACTGCCCGAAGCTGAATCGCCATACGCCCATACCAAACAGATGGGTGAAGAAATGGTGAAATCATTCACGAAATACACTCCGGAATTCAAATCTGTTTTACTCCGCTATTTTAATCCTGCCGGCGCTCATCCGAGCGCAAAAATCGGTGAACTGCCGCTGGGACCTCCTACAAGCCTGGTGCCTGTGATTACCCGAACCGCTGCAGGACTTATCCCTAAAATGTACGTCCACGGCGGTGATTATGAAACCAGAGACGGCTCCTGCATCAGGGATTACATACATGTCAGCGATATTGCAGATGCACACATTAAAGCGCTTGATTTTGTGCTGAAGGATAAAAATCCGGAGGCTTGCAGCATATTCAACCTTGGCACCGGAAACGGCATTACGGTTTTTGAAGCAATCAAATCCTTTGAAAAAGTATCGGGGAAAAAGCTGAATTACGAGGTTGGACCAAGAAGAAGCGGGGACGTCATGGCAATTTATGCCAATAACGATCTCGCGAGGAAGGAACTCGGCTGGCAACCTAAGTACGGATTAGACGACATGATGCTTTCGGCCTGGAAATGGCAGCAGAATATTTCAACAATTAGCGAAAAGCCGTGA
- a CDS encoding HlyD family efflux transporter periplasmic adaptor subunit: protein MSFKQLLYKYKNFNLVVAIHELPLHTSRNSCRWHNLIRPMLVILGILLSIYVQNSVVARRALPLQGVFSLVSSASAEEAKEKKILYWTCGMHPSVKMDKPGKCPICAMDLVPVYEKGVGIEEEGALATIELSERARKLAQVRTDTIGFRSLTKDIYTVGLIEYDERLKAFVSAWVPGRIDKLFVDFTGTQVVKGESMVWIYSPELVSTQEEYLLAWETLEKVKESPFPEVISGAKSLVDASRRRLLWWGVTEKQIEGLSKDKKVKQHTIIYAPISGIVIEKKALEGQYVMLGEMIYTVADLSNVWMKANIYEYEMAWVKVGQEVEVTTPAYPGEAFIGRVAFIEPFLDDKTRSVRIRCDIPNQQLKLKPSMYVNARIRIPVEELEKEDGRYVSGLDYFCPNHPEIKSSRPGICPEDNIPFAKKPRTQIELDAASSITSPQGEIEYEYACPMGCHSAKEPGNCPKCGMKLEKKEIPVEVSGEKLTCICPQEWDPATAPRECPMCGMLLQKSVTITSPTGEKKQKFVYMCPMACMTSDKPGECPDCKRQMGRWEVKEGLGIKVKKMEPKKRSAYACPMHPEVVSDKPGNCNKCGMNLETTMQVLAIPATAVLDTGIRKIVYIDKGNGQYVGKEVALGPKAGDYYPVLEGLEEGDKVVTSANFLIDSQSQLTGGASALYGGAMEFKEEK, encoded by the coding sequence ATGTCCTTTAAACAACTTCTTTACAAGTACAAAAATTTCAATCTTGTAGTGGCAATTCATGAATTGCCACTACATACAAGTAGAAATAGTTGCCGATGGCATAACCTGATTCGACCCATGCTTGTTATCCTTGGCATTCTTCTTAGTATTTATGTACAGAATAGCGTAGTGGCAAGGCGCGCCTTGCCACTACAAGGCGTATTCAGCCTTGTTTCTTCCGCAAGTGCTGAGGAAGCAAAAGAAAAGAAGATACTCTACTGGACATGTGGTATGCATCCCTCTGTGAAGATGGATAAACCCGGGAAATGTCCTATTTGTGCCATGGACCTTGTTCCGGTTTATGAAAAAGGGGTGGGTATTGAGGAAGAAGGTGCATTGGCCACTATTGAACTGAGTGAGCGCGCCCGTAAACTGGCCCAGGTCAGAACAGATACCATTGGTTTTCGTTCATTAACAAAGGATATTTATACGGTAGGGTTAATTGAATATGACGAAAGACTCAAGGCCTTTGTCTCGGCATGGGTTCCAGGCAGAATTGACAAACTCTTTGTCGATTTTACCGGAACGCAGGTTGTTAAAGGTGAATCCATGGTCTGGATATACAGCCCTGAATTAGTGTCCACACAGGAAGAATATCTCTTGGCATGGGAAACCCTTGAAAAAGTAAAGGAAAGCCCTTTTCCTGAAGTAATAAGTGGTGCAAAATCACTCGTTGATGCTTCCAGAAGGAGATTATTATGGTGGGGTGTTACGGAAAAACAGATTGAAGGACTTTCGAAAGATAAAAAGGTAAAGCAACACACAATTATATACGCTCCTATCAGTGGCATCGTTATAGAGAAAAAGGCGCTGGAAGGCCAATACGTTATGCTAGGTGAGATGATATACACGGTTGCCGACCTCTCGAACGTATGGATGAAGGCCAATATTTACGAATATGAAATGGCCTGGGTTAAGGTTGGACAGGAAGTAGAAGTCACGACCCCTGCATATCCGGGAGAGGCCTTTATAGGAAGAGTAGCCTTTATAGAACCGTTCCTTGATGATAAGACACGCTCGGTAAGGATTCGCTGTGATATCCCTAATCAACAACTCAAACTCAAACCATCCATGTATGTCAATGCCCGCATACGGATACCTGTTGAAGAACTTGAAAAGGAAGATGGGCGTTACGTGAGCGGACTGGATTACTTCTGTCCCAATCATCCGGAAATAAAATCCAGCAGACCGGGCATATGCCCTGAGGATAATATCCCCTTTGCGAAGAAACCCCGTACTCAAATTGAGCTAGATGCTGCCAGCAGTATAACTTCACCGCAAGGAGAAATTGAGTATGAATACGCATGTCCCATGGGATGTCATAGCGCAAAAGAACCCGGGAATTGCCCGAAATGTGGTATGAAGCTCGAAAAAAAAGAGATCCCTGTTGAAGTTTCTGGTGAAAAGTTGACGTGTATTTGTCCCCAGGAATGGGATCCGGCTACGGCACCCAGGGAATGTCCTATGTGCGGCATGTTATTACAAAAAAGCGTGACGATAACATCACCTACAGGTGAAAAGAAACAGAAATTTGTATACATGTGCCCCATGGCTTGTATGACCTCAGACAAGCCAGGTGAGTGTCCTGATTGCAAAAGACAAATGGGGCGATGGGAGGTTAAAGAAGGTCTGGGTATAAAGGTAAAAAAGATGGAACCGAAGAAACGCAGTGCTTATGCCTGCCCCATGCATCCGGAGGTTGTTTCTGATAAACCAGGGAATTGCAACAAATGTGGGATGAATCTTGAAACAACCATGCAGGTACTCGCCATACCAGCTACCGCGGTATTGGATACCGGGATACGAAAGATTGTCTATATCGATAAAGGTAACGGGCAATATGTGGGGAAAGAGGTCGCTCTCGGCCCCAAGGCAGGTGATTATTACCCTGTCCTGGAAGGACTTGAAGAAGGAGACAAAGTGGTTACATCCGCCAACTTCCTCATCGATTCCCAGAGCCAGCTCACCGGTGGGGCAAGCGCCTTGTATGGAGGGGCAATGGAGTTTAAGGAAGAAAAATAG